A genomic segment from Vicinamibacterales bacterium encodes:
- a CDS encoding histidine triad nucleotide-binding protein, with translation MSCLFCKIIAGEIPASKVYEDDELIAFNDINPQAPMHVLVVPKRHVATLNDLSATDDGLVGAMVRRAAAIAKDRGVDGPGYRTVFNCNAQAGQTVFHLHLHVLGGRTMTWPPG, from the coding sequence ATGAGTTGCCTGTTCTGCAAGATCATCGCCGGCGAGATCCCGGCGTCGAAGGTCTACGAAGACGATGAGCTGATCGCCTTCAACGACATCAACCCGCAAGCGCCCATGCACGTGCTGGTCGTGCCCAAGCGCCACGTGGCGACGCTCAACGATCTGTCAGCCACCGACGACGGGCTGGTCGGGGCGATGGTGCGGAGGGCGGCGGCGATTGCCAAAGACAGGGGGGTTGACGGGCCCGGCTATCGCACCGTGTTCAACTGCAACGCGCAGGCGGGCCAGACGGTGTTCCATCTCCACCTGCACGTGCTCGGCGGCAGGACCATGACCTGGCCTCCAGGCTAG